A part of Gemmatimonadota bacterium genomic DNA contains:
- a CDS encoding cupin domain-containing protein: MELIRSSDIQVFCNSGIESRQLLFPENSSSKRVTITHVTVPPGGKNPAHRHKTSEQIWIALQGSGNLILENKVAEKFAAGDVVRFEDGDLHGFINSGTQPFIYISVTSPPMNFRAAYDSGWSSTIGNKQ, from the coding sequence ATGGAGCTGATTCGCTCGTCGGACATTCAGGTATTCTGTAATTCTGGAATAGAATCTCGACAACTGCTATTTCCCGAGAACTCCTCTTCGAAAAGGGTCACGATTACACACGTCACCGTCCCACCTGGAGGTAAAAACCCTGCACATCGACATAAAACATCAGAACAGATTTGGATAGCTTTACAAGGTTCCGGAAATTTGATTCTGGAAAACAAGGTGGCAGAAAAATTCGCCGCTGGTGACGTCGTTCGATTCGAGGACGGTGACCTTCATGGGTTCATCAACTCGGGTACCCAGCCCTTTATCTATATATCAGTCACATCACCGCCTATGAATTTTCGTGCGGCCTATGACAGTGGTTGGTCAAGTACGATAGGCAACAAACAATGA
- a CDS encoding class I SAM-dependent methyltransferase → MIDDSYSLGGAKHYDAAYSVKDDLVDRDFYFDLADEYGGPILEFGCGTGRITLPLARQGVDVTRMDASHPMLEVLRAKLAKERESVQLAFWRTTLAAVVLLAIARRLKSHTLVKNWSTRSLMFPKI, encoded by the coding sequence ATGATTGATGATTCCTACAGTTTGGGGGGAGCAAAGCATTACGACGCGGCATACAGCGTCAAAGACGATCTGGTGGACAGGGATTTCTACTTCGATCTAGCCGATGAGTACGGTGGCCCGATCCTCGAATTCGGCTGCGGCACCGGGAGAATTACTCTGCCGCTGGCGCGACAAGGCGTTGATGTCACGAGGATGGATGCTTCTCATCCCATGCTGGAGGTCTTGCGCGCCAAACTCGCTAAAGAACGGGAAAGCGTACAACTCGCCTTTTGGAGGACGACTCTGGCAGCAGTCGTCCTGCTGGCCATTGCGAGGAGGCTCAAGAGCCACACTCTCGTCAAGAACTGGTCCACCAGATCCTTGATGTTCCCGAAAATTTGA
- a CDS encoding DUF2442 domain-containing protein, producing MSISMIEIQPTLAERISIDDESLMIDLVDGRSISVPLEWYPRLLHGTLQERNNWRLIGRGEGIHWPDLDEDISVENVWAGRPSRESQRSLKRWLEARNKV from the coding sequence ATGAGTATTTCAATGATTGAAATTCAGCCTACGCTTGCGGAGCGTATCTCTATCGACGATGAATCACTAATGATAGACTTAGTTGATGGACGAAGCATAAGCGTCCCTTTAGAATGGTATCCTCGTCTATTGCATGGCACTCTTCAGGAGCGCAATAATTGGCGCCTCATCGGTCGGGGTGAAGGCATCCATTGGCCTGATTTAGATGAGGATATTAGTGTCGAAAATGTATGGGCTGGCCGACCTTCGAGAGAGAGCCAACGTTCGCTAAAGCGATGGTTAGAAGCGCGAAATAAAGTGTAG
- a CDS encoding DUF4160 domain-containing protein, with protein sequence MPTFFSNGPYRFFFYAGDRDEPIHVHVERDDSIAKFWIEPIRLQRSRGFRSVDLRRIRRIIEDKQDDIVEFWNEYFND encoded by the coding sequence ATGCCAACTTTTTTTTCAAACGGTCCCTACCGATTTTTCTTTTATGCAGGTGACCGGGATGAACCGATTCATGTTCATGTGGAAAGAGATGATTCTATCGCAAAGTTTTGGATAGAACCTATCCGATTACAGAGAAGTAGAGGTTTTCGCAGTGTGGATCTGAGACGTATCAGAAGAATTATTGAGGACAAACAAGACGATATCGTGGAGTTCTGGAATGAGTATTTCAATGATTGA
- a CDS encoding class I SAM-dependent methyltransferase — protein MPFKIADDPETDYRDLVRTAYNRCARDYAGQRLITPEAELNLITEHLLPGAKILDVGCGAGIPVAQHLAGTFSLTGIDISSNMIALAKKNVPTAEFIIADVMKTEFPSGSFDAIVSFYAIFHIPRQEHQYLFRKFAQWLRPGGLLLFTVARYDDGPGYTEDDFFGETMYWSNFGPSTYKKFLIENGFQIEQEGTVGSGSKSANAPEEVHPFFFAVKRDSS, from the coding sequence ATGCCATTCAAGATCGCTGACGATCCGGAGACCGATTATCGGGACCTGGTAAGGACCGCTTATAACCGGTGTGCGAGAGATTACGCTGGGCAAAGGCTTATCACACCTGAAGCGGAACTCAACTTGATAACTGAGCATCTGCTGCCTGGTGCAAAGATCCTTGATGTTGGATGTGGTGCTGGTATCCCGGTTGCACAACATCTTGCCGGGACATTCAGCCTCACTGGGATCGACATCTCCTCAAACATGATCGCTTTAGCTAAGAAAAACGTCCCCACAGCCGAATTCATCATCGCCGACGTAATGAAGACCGAATTCCCCTCAGGTAGCTTCGATGCAATTGTCAGCTTTTACGCCATCTTCCATATCCCGAGACAGGAGCATCAGTACCTCTTTCGTAAATTTGCACAATGGCTTCGGCCCGGTGGCCTCCTTCTGTTTACGGTTGCAAGGTACGACGATGGGCCGGGATATACTGAAGATGATTTCTTCGGCGAGACCATGTACTGGAGCAACTTTGGCCCCTCTACCTACAAGAAATTTCTTATTGAGAATGGGTTTCAGATTGAACAGGAAGGCACCGTAGGAAGTGGATCCAAAAGTGCTAATGCGCCGGAGGAGGTTCACCCATTTTTCTTCGCCGTCAAAAGAGATAGCTCGTAG
- a CDS encoding histidine phosphatase family protein: MNDDIKIMFMRHGRSRADDENVIEGRYDAPLTDVGREQAEVRAKELKARKIKFDRIIASPLKRACETAQIVDNILGVGVEFDEDWMEKDNGPIAGLPHQVARARYPLPDFHNPFQPHVVSADAGESAWAFHCRAARALEKVIRRGKGRYLVVAHGGILNAALRCIVGAQPSVSGQGIEFSFGDTGYIQTLYKPDQHLWVIREFVSGFRVEER; the protein is encoded by the coding sequence ATGAATGATGATATCAAGATTATGTTCATGCGCCACGGACGCTCTCGAGCAGATGACGAGAATGTCATTGAGGGCCGATATGATGCACCTCTTACAGACGTGGGTCGTGAACAAGCTGAAGTCCGAGCAAAGGAACTGAAGGCGAGAAAGATCAAATTTGACAGGATTATTGCGAGTCCATTAAAGCGTGCCTGCGAGACAGCCCAAATAGTAGATAACATCCTGGGGGTAGGTGTCGAATTTGATGAAGACTGGATGGAAAAGGATAATGGCCCAATTGCAGGTTTGCCACATCAGGTCGCCAGAGCCAGATATCCATTACCTGATTTTCACAATCCCTTTCAACCCCATGTTGTAAGTGCAGATGCGGGAGAGAGTGCCTGGGCATTTCACTGTCGAGCCGCACGGGCGCTGGAGAAAGTGATCCGACGAGGAAAAGGGCGCTACCTGGTGGTCGCACACGGAGGTATTTTAAATGCCGCGTTGCGTTGTATAGTTGGTGCACAGCCATCGGTCAGTGGTCAGGGGATTGAATTTTCCTTTGGGGATACAGGATACATTCAAACGCTTTATAAACCAGATCAACATCTTTGGGTGATTCGTGAATTCGTTAGTGGTTTTCGAGTTGAGGAGCGGTAA
- a CDS encoding GNAT family N-acetyltransferase encodes MAYDIAQLDSADFIELANTLGDTPETVVAVHLLKKKLCKAFVAGSPTSFSAAIVQGHFDPEEPRGFGTEARALWELLQLVEGWDCIGVNRQCAKPLGDLIENSNGVKVRYYDDVYHSLTRPVQLFIHDHVRELTIHDRNLIASAPIEIQGSGYEDMETMLSEGIVAGAIDAGQLVSIAHTSGVTDLHGEIGVGTLEPWRKRGLCSAAASIVSNRLQEQGRVPIWSTGEDNFASLRVAAKLGFRETSRRTYVILIKS; translated from the coding sequence ATGGCATACGACATCGCACAGTTGGATTCAGCAGATTTCATCGAACTCGCGAATACTCTGGGTGATACCCCCGAGACTGTAGTGGCAGTACACCTGCTGAAAAAAAAACTGTGCAAGGCCTTTGTAGCAGGAAGTCCCACCTCCTTCAGCGCAGCTATCGTCCAGGGCCACTTCGATCCAGAAGAACCCAGGGGATTTGGGACCGAGGCGCGAGCACTGTGGGAATTGCTTCAGTTAGTGGAGGGGTGGGACTGTATAGGTGTGAATCGACAATGCGCCAAACCGCTTGGTGATCTGATAGAGAATTCCAACGGAGTAAAAGTACGCTACTACGATGACGTTTATCATTCGTTGACGAGACCGGTCCAACTGTTCATCCATGACCATGTCCGCGAATTGACCATTCACGACCGAAACTTAATTGCCTCCGCACCCATCGAAATACAGGGTAGTGGTTACGAGGATATGGAGACAATGCTCTCAGAGGGAATTGTGGCGGGAGCTATTGATGCGGGTCAATTGGTGTCCATAGCTCACACAAGCGGCGTCACCGATCTTCACGGCGAGATTGGCGTTGGTACTCTTGAACCCTGGCGCAAAAGAGGTCTGTGTAGTGCCGCCGCCTCGATAGTATCGAATAGGCTTCAAGAACAAGGACGCGTTCCCATCTGGAGCACGGGAGAGGACAACTTTGCCTCATTGCGAGTTGCAGCGAAACTTGGCTTTCGGGAGACCTCCCGCAGGACCTACGTGATTCTGATCAAAAGTTGA
- a CDS encoding haloacid dehalogenase type II has translation MKYPGVKALTFDVGGTVFDWRGTIEAELRALSAEKGVRLDARQFATDWRSGMFEMLARVKTGELPRMNADAIHRLVLDNILENHNTIHLSAKERDDLNLVWHRMKTWPDAVGAIHKLRGHYSVIILTVLSFAIAVDCSKYNSLNWDGILSCEFLERYKTDTRAYQQAAELLGCAPDEVMMVAAHANDLKGAKDAGLKTAYVHREDDWWRGCPTDEPTLPLETFDVSASDFDDLVKKLT, from the coding sequence ATGAAATATCCAGGTGTAAAAGCGCTTACATTTGATGTTGGAGGTACTGTTTTTGATTGGAGAGGGACGATTGAGGCTGAACTCCGCGCATTGTCAGCAGAAAAAGGTGTAAGGCTTGACGCACGTCAGTTCGCCACGGACTGGCGCAGTGGTATGTTTGAGATGCTGGCGCGAGTAAAAACAGGTGAGTTGCCAAGGATGAACGCCGATGCGATTCATCGGCTCGTACTTGACAATATTCTCGAGAATCACAACACCATTCATCTTTCCGCGAAGGAGAGAGACGACCTGAATCTGGTGTGGCACAGGATGAAGACCTGGCCAGATGCCGTTGGCGCAATACACAAATTGCGGGGTCATTATTCAGTCATCATATTGACCGTATTGAGTTTCGCAATTGCCGTAGATTGCTCTAAATACAATAGCCTCAATTGGGACGGTATATTATCGTGCGAATTTCTTGAGCGATATAAAACAGACACGCGAGCGTATCAACAGGCCGCTGAACTCCTCGGTTGCGCACCAGATGAGGTAATGATGGTGGCGGCGCATGCGAACGATCTCAAAGGCGCCAAAGACGCAGGTCTGAAAACCGCATACGTACATCGGGAAGACGACTGGTGGAGGGGATGTCCGACTGATGAGCCTACTCTGCCCCTTGAGACCTTTGATGTAAGCGCATCTGACTTCGATGATCTGGTCAAAAAACTAACCTGA
- a CDS encoding serine hydrolase yields the protein MLKPALALLLWFVCLPSIAIAQETGESTLPDDWPLSTLESEGIKPEPIVQVAHQIRSQVYENIHSFLIVRNGKLVFEAYYTGTDGARGEVEFGEQTLHDTRSVSKSITSTLIGIAIDRGYIDSVDVPMARFFPEYARYLTMEKGRITLKHLLTMTAGFNWDQSSAHNSEPGSLNSEAQMENASDFIEYVLSREMSDEPGSRFNYNSGCFILLAGVIKRASGMQVEKFADKYLFAPLGIDHSEWWYTKSGLPQTHAGLRLRPRDMAKIGQLYVDDGRFQDKQIVSATWISESAKGHYGNDRYGFGWWLDHFPYRGRSVDVLAAEGNGGQFIFAIPELSLVIVFTGGNYGSSVANQAFRIAIGHVLPAVNETDNGK from the coding sequence ATGTTGAAGCCAGCTTTAGCCCTATTACTATGGTTCGTTTGCCTTCCCAGCATCGCAATAGCACAAGAAACTGGAGAATCTACCCTACCCGATGACTGGCCCTTATCAACACTTGAATCAGAGGGGATCAAGCCAGAACCGATTGTTCAGGTTGCGCATCAAATACGCAGCCAGGTGTACGAGAACATCCACAGCTTTCTGATCGTCAGAAATGGCAAGCTGGTATTCGAAGCGTATTACACTGGCACAGACGGTGCGAGGGGCGAGGTCGAGTTCGGCGAGCAAACCCTGCATGATACACGGTCCGTTTCCAAAAGCATCACATCTACGCTAATCGGCATCGCCATCGATCGTGGATATATCGACTCAGTAGATGTACCAATGGCTCGTTTTTTTCCGGAGTATGCCCGCTATCTAACGATGGAAAAAGGGCGAATTACCCTGAAGCATCTACTGACGATGACCGCCGGATTCAACTGGGATCAATCTAGCGCACATAACTCTGAGCCGGGTTCCCTCAATTCCGAAGCGCAGATGGAAAACGCCAGCGACTTTATAGAGTATGTGCTTTCCAGAGAGATGTCGGACGAACCAGGTTCACGATTCAACTACAACAGCGGTTGTTTCATCTTGCTCGCTGGCGTAATTAAGCGGGCATCGGGTATGCAAGTGGAGAAATTCGCAGATAAATATCTCTTTGCTCCGCTCGGAATAGATCACTCAGAATGGTGGTACACCAAAAGCGGCTTGCCCCAAACGCATGCTGGCTTGCGACTCAGGCCGCGCGACATGGCCAAGATCGGCCAACTCTATGTGGATGACGGACGTTTTCAGGACAAACAGATTGTATCGGCAACCTGGATCAGCGAGTCGGCGAAGGGGCATTACGGCAACGACCGATACGGGTTTGGCTGGTGGCTCGATCATTTTCCATACCGCGGGCGATCAGTTGACGTTCTTGCGGCCGAAGGAAACGGCGGTCAGTTCATCTTCGCCATCCCAGAGTTGTCTCTGGTCATCGTCTTCACAGGTGGCAACTACGGTTCGTCTGTGGCCAATCAGGCGTTCCGGATCGCGATTGGTCATGTGTTGCCTGCGGTCAACGAGACAGATAATGGGAAATAG
- a CDS encoding beta-lactamase family protein, giving the protein MPDVTIQDQIDTIIENAINEPQLVGASVGVMGDNEVIHARGYGYADLNKKIKATEHTVYRIGSITKQFTALAVMILVEQGKVDLNDIMLDYLPNYPQRDHKVTIDQLLNHTSGIKSYTDIEKFWEISERDLSRQETVDLFSSEPVEFSPGENFQYNNSGYYLLGLIIENVSGMSYADFLKANVWQPLEMFDTYYLGKIKNVKNIATGYDHKDNEFVLARPIGMDNPFSGGSLGSSVLDLLKWQTTLNENKLISRQSYNKMIEPGLLTGGKHTTYGYGFFISNLNGHRKIEHGGTINGFRAQLSAYPDDGLTVTVLCNLNSAPQTQLESQISRLILGIPEIVINEIHVSEAELQLYTGNYKWCSTMAPVPFPVSVAEGTLRVGGRPLSAIGNHTFVFSTDPYYTVTFTIKDGKSISFRAEREGQVTDALRDE; this is encoded by the coding sequence ATGCCAGACGTGACCATTCAAGATCAAATTGATACAATTATAGAAAATGCGATAAATGAGCCCCAATTGGTAGGGGCATCAGTGGGTGTTATGGGTGACAATGAGGTTATTCATGCGCGGGGATATGGCTATGCAGATTTAAATAAGAAAATAAAAGCTACTGAACATACTGTTTATCGAATTGGCTCAATAACGAAACAGTTTACAGCCCTCGCCGTTATGATTCTTGTTGAACAGGGCAAGGTGGATTTGAATGATATTATGCTGGACTATCTGCCCAATTATCCCCAAAGAGATCATAAAGTCACAATTGATCAGCTTCTCAACCATACATCGGGCATCAAAAGCTATACAGATATCGAGAAATTTTGGGAAATATCTGAACGCGATCTTTCCCGGCAGGAGACCGTTGATCTATTCTCGTCAGAACCCGTTGAATTCTCCCCAGGTGAAAATTTCCAGTACAATAACTCAGGGTATTACCTCCTGGGCTTGATAATCGAAAATGTATCTGGTATGAGCTATGCTGACTTTCTCAAAGCGAACGTATGGCAACCTTTGGAAATGTTTGACACCTACTATTTGGGGAAAATCAAAAACGTCAAGAATATTGCAACAGGTTATGACCATAAGGATAATGAATTTGTTTTGGCGCGCCCCATCGGCATGGATAACCCATTCTCTGGAGGCTCATTGGGTTCCAGTGTATTAGACCTGCTGAAATGGCAGACGACACTAAACGAAAATAAACTCATATCACGACAAAGCTATAATAAGATGATTGAGCCAGGTCTTTTGACAGGGGGAAAACATACTACATACGGATATGGTTTTTTCATCAGCAATCTCAATGGACATCGCAAAATTGAGCATGGCGGAACCATAAACGGATTTCGTGCCCAATTATCTGCTTACCCCGATGATGGTCTTACAGTCACTGTATTGTGCAATCTCAACTCTGCTCCACAGACACAACTTGAAAGTCAAATTTCACGCCTGATTTTGGGGATTCCTGAAATCGTAATTAATGAAATCCATGTGTCAGAAGCTGAACTCCAACTCTACACAGGAAACTATAAGTGGTGTTCGACTATGGCACCCGTGCCATTCCCAGTATCAGTTGCAGAAGGTACACTCAGAGTAGGTGGTCGGCCACTCAGTGCAATAGGAAATCACACCTTTGTTTTTTCTACCGATCCGTATTACACGGTGACTTTCACCATTAAAGATGGCAAATCTATAAGCTTTCGAGCTGAGAGGGAAGGGCAAGTAACAGATGCTCTTCGAGACGAATGA
- a CDS encoding GNAT family N-acetyltransferase → MLGSIMKSTSLEDLFSANENNLYDIYKFLAQKGGRTLVEEDDVSWVIAKPSWPNFIFSPCFAPQQVDERLDAIMDAIRDFVAPPVIKLSVSSKPDNLEERLIEKDFEPFLSRPAMAADLSECKFDSHKSEDVAIEVVDAIEKLTQWCQVGSGFEFSLYERLLSEPNLRLYSGSLGGKVVGRSMMFYSSGVAGLYNVMVLPEFRNQGIGTALTIAPLLDALERGFQISTLQASSIGEPIYRKIGFERLFDFTYCRPKQINFSDFMKV, encoded by the coding sequence ATGTTAGGGTCAATCATGAAGTCAACATCACTTGAGGACTTGTTTTCAGCGAATGAAAACAATCTGTACGATATCTACAAATTTCTTGCACAGAAAGGTGGCCGTACTCTTGTGGAAGAGGATGATGTCAGTTGGGTTATAGCTAAACCTTCGTGGCCAAATTTTATTTTTTCTCCCTGCTTTGCCCCACAACAGGTAGATGAAAGACTTGACGCGATCATGGACGCAATAAGGGATTTTGTCGCCCCACCTGTCATAAAACTCAGTGTGAGTAGTAAACCCGATAATCTGGAGGAAAGGCTGATAGAAAAAGACTTTGAACCGTTTCTCTCGCGCCCTGCAATGGCTGCCGATCTGAGCGAATGCAAATTCGATTCTCATAAATCTGAAGACGTAGCTATCGAGGTTGTCGATGCTATCGAAAAACTCACTCAATGGTGTCAAGTGGGAAGTGGTTTTGAGTTCAGCCTCTATGAGAGGCTATTATCAGAACCAAATTTGCGACTCTATTCAGGATCATTGGGTGGAAAAGTCGTTGGCAGGTCTATGATGTTTTATTCTTCCGGTGTAGCTGGACTCTACAATGTTATGGTTTTGCCAGAATTCAGGAATCAAGGAATTGGAACTGCTTTAACGATCGCACCATTGCTGGATGCATTAGAGAGGGGTTTTCAAATTTCAACTCTTCAAGCGTCATCAATAGGCGAGCCAATTTACCGAAAAATCGGGTTTGAACGACTTTTTGATTTCACCTATTGCAGACCCAAGCAGATCAATTTCAGCGATTTTATGAAGGTCTAA
- a CDS encoding NUDIX hydrolase, whose product MNTSDSHGPRKPRRLSREVIYESSWMNLYADKVEFPQGRIIDRHYFLDFKKEAVAVLVENDNGQILMIESYRYTTGTIEWEIPAGGIEKGESVLEAARREVIEETGYDTSNMEVIYTFHPSNGISNQVFHIAKCLATGSQGEFDRNEVRSVRWCTRAEVSQLIRERKLRDGLSLTALLLELFK is encoded by the coding sequence ATGAATACTTCAGATAGCCATGGACCGCGGAAGCCACGCCGGTTATCCCGGGAGGTCATCTACGAGAGCTCGTGGATGAACCTTTATGCCGACAAGGTGGAGTTTCCCCAAGGCAGGATAATTGATCGCCATTATTTCTTAGATTTTAAGAAGGAGGCAGTCGCTGTACTCGTTGAAAATGATAATGGACAAATCCTGATGATCGAATCTTACCGATACACGACCGGCACTATCGAGTGGGAGATTCCAGCAGGAGGAATTGAAAAAGGAGAATCTGTACTGGAAGCTGCCAGGCGCGAAGTCATTGAAGAGACAGGATATGATACGAGTAATATGGAAGTGATCTACACTTTTCATCCCTCCAATGGTATTTCAAACCAGGTGTTCCACATTGCGAAATGTTTGGCTACAGGGTCCCAAGGGGAGTTTGATAGGAATGAAGTGAGGAGTGTGAGATGGTGTACTCGTGCTGAAGTCAGTCAACTGATCCGGGAAAGAAAACTCAGGGACGGGCTCTCACTAACCGCCCTTTTGCTCGAACTGTTCAAGTAG
- a CDS encoding phosphotransferase, whose amino-acid sequence MKFLNPTFEENRLNLIEYLSIAVGKEINGLRKQPQPTVGGIENRNYYIYAKTDGGNIDFVLRCEPEHIPQWRKSYDLYNLHREYLILQELHELNLRLRTPQVWGFDHGETFGVPSFLMECLPGKHLRWTFDPSYSDQLVSQLAELIAYISTIDYREADSLEAILPVRTMCSNLVWLDENSRTFRNDPLVKYLLSWLSERLPNARPLTFCHGDPNPQNFLHKNGVIYAAIDWEFACLKNDPLGEILCVGWLHQKPELKTIFCQAFGRDVEELLWFEVCGLFGATYVNHNKKNFEANRNKLTQLVGYRKH is encoded by the coding sequence ATGAAGTTTCTGAATCCAACATTTGAGGAAAACAGGTTAAACCTCATTGAATATTTGTCTATTGCAGTTGGCAAAGAAATCAACGGCCTTAGAAAACAGCCCCAACCTACTGTAGGAGGCATAGAGAATCGCAATTACTATATCTATGCAAAAACGGATGGTGGAAATATTGATTTCGTCCTAAGATGCGAACCCGAACATATCCCCCAATGGCGAAAAAGCTATGATCTGTATAATCTTCACCGCGAATACTTGATTTTGCAGGAACTTCATGAATTGAATCTAAGACTTCGCACCCCCCAAGTTTGGGGATTTGATCATGGAGAAACTTTTGGTGTCCCCAGTTTTCTGATGGAATGTCTGCCCGGCAAGCATCTAAGGTGGACATTCGATCCTTCCTATAGCGATCAATTGGTTTCGCAACTGGCAGAGTTGATTGCATATATTTCTACTATCGATTACAGGGAAGCCGATAGTCTCGAAGCTATTCTCCCTGTCCGCACAATGTGTAGCAACCTTGTCTGGTTAGATGAGAACTCTCGCACATTTAGAAATGATCCATTGGTGAAATATTTGCTCTCCTGGCTGAGTGAACGGCTACCAAATGCTCGTCCTCTAACCTTTTGTCACGGGGATCCTAACCCACAGAATTTTCTTCATAAAAATGGTGTTATATATGCTGCCATAGATTGGGAATTTGCTTGTTTAAAAAATGATCCACTCGGTGAAATTCTATGCGTGGGATGGTTACACCAAAAACCTGAACTTAAGACCATTTTTTGCCAGGCGTTTGGAAGGGATGTTGAGGAGCTACTATGGTTTGAAGTGTGTGGATTATTTGGTGCAACATACGTGAATCATAATAAAAAGAATTTCGAAGCAAACAGAAATAAACTGACTCAACTTGTGGGCTATAGGAAACACTGA
- a CDS encoding EamA family transporter: MTLTAIILILISAFTHVGWNLLCKREHPSSAFFLLVNTFGTLCLIPALILFGSAIPTFPTSVWLLLIATGIFQTIYILGLANAYQRGDLSILYPIARSSPVIVVIIVTLFFDRADQVSAQCIWGIALVVIGMFILPMKHLSDFHIDNYLTSSVLFALMAAFASAGYSIIDDEALRFLRDTPALPIAGWQATILYAFFEGLITSLWLGIWVLFQKRGHILMWEILKTRASRALLAGAGMAVAYTLVLISLAFVSNISYAVTFCQISIPLGTIFGILCLKEPGYTPKYLGTAIIFTGLVLVGTG, from the coding sequence TTGACCCTCACCGCCATCATCCTCATCCTCATCTCCGCCTTCACTCACGTAGGCTGGAACCTGTTGTGTAAGCGGGAACACCCGTCCTCTGCCTTCTTCCTCCTGGTCAACACATTCGGGACTCTGTGCCTGATTCCCGCACTCATCCTATTCGGATCGGCAATTCCCACATTCCCTACCTCCGTATGGCTCTTGCTTATCGCAACAGGTATTTTCCAGACCATCTACATCCTCGGGTTGGCCAACGCCTACCAGAGAGGCGACCTGTCCATCCTCTACCCCATCGCCCGGTCCTCTCCGGTCATCGTGGTCATTATCGTGACGCTTTTTTTTGACCGTGCCGATCAGGTCAGTGCACAGTGCATTTGGGGCATTGCTCTGGTTGTCATTGGGATGTTTATCCTGCCCATGAAGCATTTGAGTGATTTCCATATTGACAACTACCTGACTTCATCGGTATTGTTTGCATTGATGGCCGCCTTCGCCTCAGCCGGTTATTCGATCATCGACGACGAGGCTTTGCGCTTCCTCAGAGATACTCCCGCCCTTCCCATTGCAGGCTGGCAGGCTACGATCCTCTATGCCTTTTTTGAAGGCCTCATTACCTCCCTCTGGCTGGGCATTTGGGTTCTATTTCAAAAACGCGGTCACATCCTGATGTGGGAAATCCTGAAAACGCGGGCATCTCGTGCCCTGCTGGCAGGTGCTGGCATGGCCGTCGCATATACTCTGGTCCTGATCAGTCTGGCTTTTGTCTCAAACATCAGCTATGCCGTTACTTTTTGCCAGATCAGCATTCCCCTGGGCACTATTTTCGGTATTCTCTGTCTCAAAGAACCCGGCTACACCCCCAAATATCTCGGAACCGCCATCATCTTCACAGGGCTTGTTCTCGTCGGAACCGGATAG